The following coding sequences lie in one Colias croceus chromosome 1, ilColCroc2.1 genomic window:
- the LOC123705178 gene encoding uncharacterized protein LOC123705178, with protein sequence MSSNCIKELDFDRGKEKQEIECLADSDEDDLLSQAYEDFLLKDGSNETASRDQTNDADSIFKENFDLITLEDLVGPSFKTCKETLPTKNKTLVQTNNEESICKENMEDFDMTQDLLLPSNNDVQQSFIVVKTLRDLSLEAINKENLNTADNEEFLESSVIATIILMDIFDKACKRAKQLKRWRIPNPASWKVNVAKKRRAEGSVYAIKNKIRPAKVPKKIDCSKCSHQCSKKINEDIRHQICRKYWNLDFIAQKNFILANVAVKNTKTLSLERKRKTARAYSTQCSFEIENERLNVCQKFFYSTLCISQSVIQNAVKNKDFVGQYSKDKDPRGMCGAHNKTPPEKVQEVHNHIRSFPSMESHYVRKESKRQYLDRKLSIAKMYSLYVDECKKKNSRPVSEITYRRIFCKDFNLGFFKPKKDQCVICTKYARSDSKDKRELKKEYAEHNARKEACNKEKENDKIRAGDNKDFLSASFDLQAILQIPSGDIGLLYYMRKLTVYNLTVYESALPNNAYCFTWSEVNGKKGSAEIGTILYHYLSNCIPNSVTEVSLFSDTCGGQNRNKNVAAILLWAVQKIENLQIIEQKFIESGHSHMEADSMHSAIETEQKYTDIYSMPDWINVFKKARSKNIYKKDNKKVVKNPYVVKEFKYDEFKDLKDLSDKILLNTKKDTEGKLVKWLKIKRLKYIKGENKIFYNYDMSENFSTIDVTKKNERKGSKASENFDSEQQREHNYGTRNKKKRTVEEVAVSVISERLEISEVQYFPDKLLQLYKKPLSISVAKKKDLLQLCSKGVIPEEYHPWFNNLNSDVVCKDRVPDCTVSDDEPTISSDDD encoded by the exons ATGAGCTCAAATTGTATCAAGGAACTGGACTTTGATCGTGGAAAAGAAAAACAAGAAATAG AATGTTTAGCTGACAGCGATGAGGACGATCTTTTGTCTCAAGCATATGAagactttttattaaaagacgGCAGCAATGAAACTGCATCTAGAG ATCAAACTAATGATGCGGACTCAATATTCAAAGAGAACTTTGATTTAATAACACTAGAAGACTTAGTTGGACCTTCCTTTAAGACTTGTAAAGAGACCTTgcctactaaaaataaaacattag TTCAAACTAACAATGAGGAATCAATATGCAAGGAGAACATGGAGGACTTTGACATGACACAAGATTTACTTTTACCTTCCAACAATGATGTACAGCAAAGTTTTATTGTAGTGAAGACTTTGAGAGATCTATCTTTGGAggctataaataaagaaaatttgaaCACAGCAGATAACGAAGAGTTCCTTGAATCTTCTGTAATTGCGACGATAATTTTAATGGACATTTTtgataaagcgtgtaaaagaGCTAAGCAATTAAAACGTTGGAGAATTCCTAATCCTGCTTCATGGAAAGTTAATGTTGCAAAAAAAAGACGCGCTGAAGGGTCCGTTTATgctatcaaaaataaaattagaccTGCAAAGGTACCTAAAAAAATTGATTGCTCGAAATGCTCTCATCAATGTTCAAAAAAGATCAACGAAGATATTAGACATCAAATTTGTAGAAAATATTGGAACTTAGATTTCATTGCCcaaaaaaatttcatattagCTAATGTTGCAGTGAAAAATACGAAAACGTTGTCGCttgaaagaaaaagaaaaactgcaaggGCATATTCTACGCAATGTTCTTTTGAAATAGAAAATGAAAGGCTCAATGTTTGCCAAAAGTTTTTTTACAGTACCCTGTGTATCAGCCAAAGTGTAATACAAAatgctgtaaaaaataaagattttgttGGACAATACAGTAAAGATAAAGACCCTCGTGGAATGTGCGGTGCACATAATAAGACACCTCCTGAAAAAGTTCAAGAGGTTCATAACCACATTCGATCGTTTCCATCCATGGAGAGTCATTATGTAAGAAAGGAATCTAAACGTCAATATTTGGATAGGAAACTGTCTATTGCCAAGATGTACAGTCTTTATGTTGACGaatgtaaaaagaaaaacagtagaCCCGTATCTGAGATAACATATCGAAGAATTTTTTGCAAAGATTTCAATTTGGGATTCTTCAAGCCGAAAAAGGACCAATGTGTGATTTGCACTAAATATGCACGAAGCGATTCTAAAGATAAACGGGAACTCAAAAAAGAATATGCAGAGCACAATGCCAGGAAAGAGGCTTGTAATAAAGAAAAGGAAAATGATAAGATAAGAGCCGGTGataataaggattttttatCTGCTTCTTTTGATTTACAAGCCATACTTCAGATACCTAGTGGAGACATCGGTCTTCTATATTACATGCGTAAATTAACTGTATATAATTTGACAGTATACGAGAGTGCTCTTCCAAACAATGCATATTGTTTCACTTGGTCAGAAGTAAATGGAAAAAAAGGTAGCGCGgaaataggtactattttataCCACTACTTATCGAATTGCATTCCAAATTCTGTGACTGAAGTAAGCCTATTTTCTGATACCTGTGGCGGGCAGAATCGGAATAAGAACGTAGCGGCAATTCTACTCTGGGCAGTTCAAAAAATAGAAAACTTGCAAATCATTGAACAAAAATTCATTGAAAGTGGACATTCACACATGGAGGCAGACTCTATGCATAGCGCCATCGAGACGgaacaaaaatatacagataTCTATTCTATGCCAGATTGgataaatgtatttaagaaagcaagatcaaaaaatatatataagaaaGACAATAAGAAAGTTGTTAAGAACCCATACGTTgtgaaagaatttaaatatgatGAGTTCAAAGATTTAAAAGATCTGTctgataaaattttgttaaatacaaaaaaagacACAGAAGGAAAGCTAGTTAAGTGGTTAAAGATTAAGCGactgaaatatattaaaggagaaaacaaaatattctatAATTACGATATGTCAGAGAATTTTTCTACAATTGATGTtaccaaaaaaaatgaaagaaaagGAAGTAAAGCCAGTGAAAACTTCGATTCTGAACAACAAAGAGAACACAATTACGGaacaagaaataaaaagaaaaggaCTGTGGAAGAGGTGGCAGTGTCCGTGATTTCTGAAAGATTGGAAATCAGTGAAGTGCAATATTTTCCTGATAAACTATTGCAACTCTACAAAAAGCCTTTATCTATAAgtgttgcaaaaaaaaaagatttgcTGCAATTATGCAGCAAAGGTGTCATACCAGAGGAGTACCATCCCTGGTTCAACAATTTGAATAGCGATGTTGTTTGTAAAGACAGGGTACCTGATTGCACAGTCTCTGATGACGAACCTACGATATCTTCGGATGATGACTAA
- the LOC123705257 gene encoding uncharacterized protein LOC123705257 codes for MCLEQFWCTKTNLQTTKWSMYSLYPKTTADISKFAYNGKISNTDVSRHDLTNKRHVEIGNIRTSRDNSKLPFDFLFDTETRRQPPSNFQFEAVKFLHQNKAISIIQPFSRASLFAGFRLDGETGFEPGLLSRAYLSTPSQILKTQLSPGSKSAPIAANDVPALRSLFGTKNVCHVDQLGGRVSQEQRHQVRSLFGRLSSSKSVHASAGRRHSSNNQNHVAIGLEHKFRKICVGTDPMPRVSRHYLGHNAQRKVPVGAEVPNATQSTSKTDRNRQLVPKAISILNGETQLRRIRRSKGTTSLSFTAMLQSTAANEPSLSQDSDPEKSDRGPGMVEGRNRDELANSSTCNNSSFNDGCLGYRLGGLSRRQKHIRSLDSAPISVARQSKGDVRGICSDFAGTEPVSRCSYSSANGQSNSRGIHKQGRRDKIKKASKFNSTASGDFGRAQHSPSSPILSGQVQRRSGRSVSSETLSRMASATTCHDEDISKVGNSSNRSLCLNVSSCDPKLCDSGLARPHGAASQRLLSPVELQSRVVVSPAKSHPDSPTSPERSYGEVHSDCPQMAQSVLAGRCTAESAGSSLSHSRSSTGVNRHDNGCTPTTSTRPAIGSLVDVGWQEILAGWTNQEQELLMSSWRSSTLNTYKSAWARWKK; via the exons ATGTGTCTGGAGCAATTTTGGTGCACCAAAACAAATTTGCAAACTACTAAGTGGAGTATGTATTCCCTTTATCCGAAAACCACCGCTGATATTTCCAAATTCGCTTATAATGGAAAAATATCGAACACAGACGTCTCCAGACATGACCTTACAAATAAAAGACATGTTGAAATCGGGAATATTAGAACTAGCAGAGACAACTCCAAGTTACCTTTCGACTTTCTTTTTGATACCGAAACCCGACGGCAGCCACCGTCCAATTTTCAATTTGAAGCGGTTAAATTTCTTCATCAAAACAAAGCCATTTCAATTATTCAGCCATTTTCGCGTGCCAGCCTTTTTGCAGGATTCCGATTGGATGGTGAAACTGGATTTGAGCCAGGCTTACTTTCACGTGCCTATCTGTCAACGCCATCGCAGATTCTTAAGACTCAATTATCACCAGGATCCAAGTCGGCACCAATTGCTGCAAATGACGTGCCTGCCCTTCGGTCTCTCTTCGGCACCAAGAACGTTTGCCACGTTGACCAATTGGGTGGCAGAGTTTCTCAGGAGCAAAGGCATCAGGTGCGTAGTCTATTTGGACGATTATCTTCTAGCAAGTCAGTCCATGCATCAGCTGGCAGACGACATAGCtcaaacaatcaaaatcaTGTCGCTATTGGGCTTGAACATAAATTTCGAAAAATCTGTGTTGGTACCGACCCAATGCCTCGAGTTTCTCGGCATTACCTGGGACACAACGCTCAACGCAAAGTCCCTGTCGGTGCCGAAGTGCCTAACGCTACGCAAAGCACTTCAAAAACAGATCGAAACAGGCAGTTGGTCCCTAAAGCAATATCAATCCTTAATGGGGAGACTCAACTTCGCCGCATTCGTCGTTCCAAGGGGACGACTTCACTGTCGTTCACTGCAATGTTACAGTCGACAGCTGCCAATGAACCATCCCTATCGCAAGATTCAGATCCCGAAAAGAGTGATAGAGGACCTGGTATGGTGGAAGGACGCAATCGAGACGAGCTCGCCAATTCATCTACCTGCAATAACTCATCTTTTAACGACGGATGCCTCGGATATCGGTTGGGGGGCTTGTCTAGGAGGCAAAAACATATTCGGTCACTGGACAGTGCGCCAATTAGCGTGGCACGCCAATCAAAAGGAGATGTTCGCGGTATATGCAGTGATTTTGCAGGAACAGAACCAGTTAGCAGATGCTCATATTCTTCTGCAAACGGACAATCGAACAGTCGTGGCATACATAAACAAGGAAGGCGGGACAAAATCAAAAAAGCTTCTAAATTTAACTCGACAGCTTCTGGCGATTTTGGACGGGCTCAACATTCACCTTCAAGCCCAATACTTTCCGGGCAGGTACAACGCCGAAGTGGACGCTCTGTCTCGTCAGAAACCTTGTCCCGAATGGCATCTGCTACCACCTGCCACGATGAAGATATTTCGAAGGTGGGGAACTCCAGTAATAGATCTCTTTGCCTCAACGTCAGCTCATGTGATCCCAAACTATGTGACAGTGGACTTGCAAGACCCCATGGCGCAGCATCACAACGCCTTTTGTCACCAGTGGAATTACAGTCTAGGGTGGTTGTTTCCCCCGCCAAATCTCATCCCGACAGTCCTACATCACCTGAACGAAGCTACGGGGAGGTACATTCTGATTGCCCCCAAATGGCACAAAGCGTTTTGGCGGGCAGATGTACAGCGGAGAGCGCTGGATCATCCTTATCTCATTCCAGATCTAGCACAGGTGTTAATCGACACGACAACGGGTGTACACCCACCACAAGTACAAGACCTGCAATTGGAAGCCTGGTTGATGTCGGGTGGCAAGAAATATTAGCAGGTTGGACGAATCAGGAACAAGAACTTTTAATGTCCAGTTGGCGAAGCTCAACATTGAATACTTACAAATCGGCATGGGCTAGATGGAAGAAATG A